The proteins below come from a single Mya arenaria isolate MELC-2E11 chromosome 8, ASM2691426v1 genomic window:
- the LOC128244005 gene encoding uncharacterized protein LOC128244005 yields the protein MASASHQGDRAGSIPGLGACEFGASRTNGFSLVTPASSTKATVHAVSYVLDYDYVPPPVHAVSYVLDYDYVPPPVHAVSYVLDYVYVPPQVHAVSYVLDYVYVPPQVHAVSYVLDYDYVPPQVHAVSYVLDYVYVPPQVHAVSYVLDYVYVPPQVHAVSYVLDYVYVPPQVQAVSYVLDYDYVPPPVHAVSYVLDYVYVPPPIHAVSYVLDYVYVPPQVHAESYVLDYDYVPPPVHAVSYVLDYDYVPPPVHAVSYVLDYVYVPPQRTQRENAARCARPKRSIAQHNVSTNATGRINRRDAQSSPSNTF from the exons ATGGCTagcgcttctcaccaaggcgaccggGCCGGGTCGATTCCCggtctgggcgcatgtgagtttggagCAAGCCGGACAAACGGGTTTTCTCTAGTTACTCCGGCTTCCTCCACAAAAGCTACC GTACACGCTGTGTCGTACGTGCTTGACTATGACTACGTACCACCACCGGTGCACGCTGTGTCGTACGTGCTTGACTATGACTACGTACCACCACCGGTGCACGCTGTGTCGTACGTGCTTGACTATGTCTACGTACCACCACAGGTACACGCTGTGTCGTACGTGCTTGACTATGTTTACGTACCACCACAGGTACACGCTGTGTCGTACGTACTTGACTATGACTACGTACCACCACAGGTACACGCTGTGTCGTACGTGCTTGACTATGTCTACGTACCACCACAGGTACACGCTGTGTCGTACGTACTTGACTATGTCTACGTACCACCACAGGTACACGCTGTGTCGTACGTGCTTGACTATGTCTACGTACCACCACAGGTACAGGCTGTGTCGTACGTGCTTGACTATGACTACGTACCACCACCGGTACACGCTGTGTCGTATGTGCTTGACTATGTTTACGTACCACCACCGATACACGCTGTGTCGTACGTGCTTGACTATGTCTACGTACCACCACAGGTACACGCTGAGTCATACGTGCTTGACTATGACTACGTACCACCGCCGGTGCACGCTGTGTCCTACGTGCTTGACTATGACTACGTACCACCACCGGTACACGCTGTGTCGTACGTGCTTGACTATGTTTACGTACCACCACAG CGGACACAGCGTGAAAACGCGGCACGATGTGCGAGACCAAAACGGAGCATAGCGCAGCACAACGTGTCAACAAACGCAACAGGACGCATCAACCGGCGGGACGCGCAAAGTTCACCTTCTAATACGTTTTAG
- the LOC128244004 gene encoding microfibril-associated glycoprotein 4-like has translation MKENFCDLETTVVVTRPVDVTTKHTTTAPSLLSCSSLCCGLIASSFTYTVSTSTCECHNETATSLTEDPSKGSGIYYGYKENGIQTSKDGGYLRHHVTPERQDCQELFEEGFLTDGVYTIRPSGGDTTDVWCDMEQGGWTVISRRQDGSENFNRGWDKYVEGFGNRTGEYWLGLESIHLLTLFNTSVRVYVETFGDVSPTSMNAIYSKFVVNDASTNYRLEIDGFTGDCGDSMAYHNGMQFSTFDNDNDLHAGNCAVENPGGYWHNICHSANPNGLYLGGVTDLYGDGMSWYECWGHNYSPKIYIYKIKRN, from the exons ATGAAAGAGAATTTCTGCGATTTGGAAACCACAGTTGTGGTAACACGTCCAGTTGACGTAACCACTAAACACACAACAACTGCGCCTTCTTTGCTGAGTTGTTCTAGTTTGTGTTGTGGCCTTATAGCCAGCTCGTTCACCTACACAGTTTCTACAAGTACCTGTGAATGTCATAATGAAACAGCTACATCATTGACAGAGGACCCGTCAAAGGGATCAGGAATTTACTACGGTTATAAGGAAAACGGCATTCAG ACCTCCAAAGACGGCGGATATCTGCGACATCACGTGACGCCTGAGCGACAGGACTGTCAAGAATTGTTTGAGGAAGGTTTTTTGACAGACGGTGTCTACACGATACGGCCATCGGGAGGGGATACAACGGACGTCTGGTGCGATATGGAACAAGGGGGATGGACGGTCATCTCCAGGCGGCAGGACGGGTCTGAAAACTTTAACCGTGGTTGGGACAAATATGTCGAAGGATTTGGAAACCGAACAG GCGAGTACTGGCTTGGTCTCGAAAGCATACACTTGCTTACACTTTTCAATACTTCGGTGAGGGTCTATGTTGAAACATTTGGCGATGTCTCCCCGACTTCCATGAATGCAATCTACAGCAAGTTTGTAGTCAACGATGCCTCTACCAACTATCGGCTTGAGATTGATGGCTTCACTGGAGACTGCGGTGACAGCATGGCCTATCACAACGGGATGCAATTCAGTACTTTCGATAACGACAATGACTTGCACGCTGGCAATTGTGCCGTAGAGAACCCCGGAGGGTATTGGCATAACATATGTCATAGCGCTAATCCAAACGGACTGTATCTAGGTGGTGTCACTGATCTGTATGGTGACGGAATGTCTTGGTACGAATGCTGGGGACATAACTATTCACCCaagatatacatatacaaaatcaAAAGAAACTAA
- the LOC128243915 gene encoding complement C1q-like protein 4, with amino-acid sequence MLMYLTLVCVALAAGACARNVNEWDVQPKLTGEEFSVLQEEFNVLKELIETQGQESNELKTIGLTGGLQLGPIAFSAKLDHTVSHIGIGQKLIFNDVTTNAGSAYNVHAGVFTCPRAGLYLFSYFIGKGTTGQAWFRLMKNGIVINGAVADSVSKYHDTQGGNVAVLDLKIGDSVYVESFHQKSAQVYGDSGFVTFSGVLL; translated from the exons ATGCTCATGTATTTGACCTTGGTGTGTGTGGCGCTTGCAGCCGGCGCATGTGCGCGCAATGTGAATGAGTGGGATGTTCAGCCCAAACTAACAG GTGAAGAGTTTTCAGTTCTTCAAGAAGAATTCAACGTATTGAAGGAACTCATTGAAACACAGGGGCAAGAAAGCAACGAGCTCAAAACGATCG GCTTGACAGGTGGTCTCCAGCTTGGACCGATCGCCTTCAGTGCTAAGCTGGACCATACTGTCTCCCATATTGGCATCGGACAGAAGCTGATATTCAATGACGTGACGACTAACGCTGGAAGTGCTTACAACGTGCACGCTGGTGTATTCACTTGTCCGCGAGCTGGACTCTATCTATTTTCGTACTTTATTGGCAAG GGAACAACGGGCCAGGCATGGTTTAGACTGATGAAGAACGGAATTGTCATAAACGGTGCCGTCGCGGATTCTGTCAGTAAATATCACGATACCCAAGGCGGAAATGTTGCAGTTCTGGATCTGAAAATCGGGGATTCCGTCTATGTTGAGTCGTTTCATCAAAAGTCCGCCCAAGTCTACGGCGACAGTGGCTTCGTCACATTTTCGGGTGTTTTGTTATAG